A region of the Gemmatimonas sp. UBA7669 genome:
GGCTCGTCGTATGCTGAGCCCTCGACGCCCGCCTCTCCAATCCTCAGATCCTCCGATCCTCACACCATCTGTTCAACTGCCGCCCGCAAGAACCTCCCGATACACCTCGAACAAGCGATCGAACACCACGTCCCAGGCATGGTGGCGCTCCGCATGCTGACGCGCCTTGCGTCCGAGCCCAATCACATCACTCTGCAGCAGCGCCACCGCCTGTTCAGCCAACGACGCCGCAGATCCGGTTGCGTAGAGACGTCCACCACCACTGCGCTGCACGTGCTCTGGTACACCGCCCTGATCGCAGCTGATCACCGGCGTGCCGCAACTCATGGCCTCGAGTGCCGACAGGCCAAACGTTTCGATGGGTCCTGGCGCGAGATACACGTCGAGGGCGGCCAGCAGGTCCGCCAGGCCTTCGCGAGTGTGCTGATACGGCAGCATGATCACCCGGTGGCCGTAGGGATGCGCACGCAGTCGCTCACGCATGGGTCCCGCGCCCGCCAACACCAGCCGCGCGCCGGTGCGTCGCTCCACGTCCGCCCAGGCATCGAGGGCCACGTGCAGTTCCTTCTCGCGAGCAAATCGCCCGGCATAGCCCACGAGCGGCGTATCGGGCAAACCATGCAGCGCGCGGGTCAGAGCGGCTTGTGACTTCCGGTCGGGGGTAAAGGTGTCGAGATCGACCCCCAGCGGCACACGAGCCACCCGATCGATGCCGGCCGCCGCCAGATCGGCGGCCGCGGCGTCGGTGGACACGATGGTCACCGGAAAGAGGCGATCAAGGCGACGCATGTAGCGCCACGCGGCGCCATGCACGAGTCGATTCACCGCGGGAAAGCGCGATCGCTCGGGGGCGAAGTAGTGCGGCAGATTGGTGTGGTGAAAACACACCAGCGGCACATTGAGTGCACGCGTGGCGTGCCGGACAATCCACGGCACGATGAAGGGACTGCCGATCTCGATGAGATGCGGACGTTCGTGTTGCACGATGCGCGTGATGGAGCGCGTCGCCAGCATGAATCGATAGGGCCGCTGCCGTGGTATGGGCGGACCGTGCAAACGATACAGGCGCGTTCCCTCGGTGTCGCGCACGCTGTCGCGATCACCAGGCACGACCATCACATGCCGAAGCCGGGGTCGGGCGGCCACATACCGTGCCTTCTCGAGCAGATAGGTCTTGATGCCCCCGCTCGTGTCGCCAAACCATTCGGTGACATCGAGCACGCCCAGCGCGGCTGCCGGACGCAGCCGGCCTGGAAGCGCAGGCGATAGGTCACGCACCCCGTCGTCATGCAGCGACGCGGCACTCAGCACTGTTCCCATGTCTGGACGCTCAGCCAATCATGGGCCAGGCGCAGAGCAGGGCGATGGCCTGACCCACCAGGACGTCGCCCGGATAGTGCACACCGAGCGCCACACGCGAGAAACCCACGACGGCCGCGAGCAGCAGCAGCGGAAGTGCCAGTGAGGGGAACGCCGAGGCAAAGCCCACGGCCACGGCCATGGCTGCGCAGGCATGACCGCTGGGGAAGGAAAAGCGATCCGGAACCTGAATGAGCGCCTCGATGGGCAGGCGCACTGAGGGGCGCGGACGTCCCACGCTGCGCTTCACGATCTGCACCACAAGGTGCGACGCGCCAAGCAGCAGGAGCACATGCCAGACCAGCAGGGCACTCACGTTGGGCAGACCAAGCGCCAGCAGGCAGGTCCCGATGCTCCCGCGGGCGCCGCCAAGGTGCGTGATCCCCATCCAGAAGCGGCGCGCCGACAGGGTGCAGGCCGGCGTCAATGCATAGCGCGCGAACAGCGCGTGATCGCGTGCGTCGAGTCCCCGGAGCCATGGCGTCATGGAGCATCAAGCTCGGCCCGTCGTGTGACAGCGCCGCGACTGGCGGACCACGTCGCGGTAACGGCTCGGCCCGGATTTGCCGACGGCGGGCCGGCCCACAGGTGAAACAGCCCACGAAACGACAACGTACCGGACATCGCTGTATCGATACATCCATTTCCCAGGCACTCCCCATGCTCATCACGCTTCGCACCCTGCACTTCATCGGCCTGGCCATGGGCTTCTCCGTGTCCTTCGCCAACATCGTCATGGCCGGTCTCATTGCCGCCGCGCCGCCCGGCGAGAAGTCGGTATTGGGTCGCTTTCCCATGGCCATGATGCGGGTGGGGGATATCGGTCTCGCGCTGCTGTGGATTACCGGACCGGCTTTGTTGTACATCAAGTACGGCGGGTTCTCCGGCATGCCGTGGCAGTTCCACGTGAAGCTCACCGCCGTGGTGCTGCTCACGCTCGTGGTGGGGTTCATGCACAGTCAGAAGAGCCGTCTTCGGGCAGGCGACGTGGCCGCCATGGATCGCATGAAGCGCGTGGCGCCATTGGCATCGCTTTCCGCACTCACCGCGCTCATCTTTGCGGTGATGACTTTCAACCGCTGACGTGACGCGGCGAATCACACGACGCGTTTTCCGTATCGCCGCCATGGCGACCGCTGTCCTTCTGGGCAGCGGCTGCCGCGGGGCGTCCGATCGGGCGGCGTCCGATAGCGCCGCCACCGACGGCGCCGCCACCGACGGGGCTGCATCGGGCCCGTTGGTGGTCATGGCGGCGGCCTCGCTCAACCGGGCCATGCCCGAGTTGCTGCGGGCGTTCGAAGCCCGTGAGCGCGTCAAAGGCACGCTGGTGCTGGGCGCCACCGGCAGCCTTGCCGCGCAGCTCGTCAACGGCGCACCGGCCGACGTGTTTTTCTCGGCGGACGAAACCACCGTGGACGGCCTCGTCGCGCAGGGCGTGCTGGATGGGCGTACCCGCGCGCTGTTTGCCAACGGTGTGCTGATGCTGGTGACCCGGCGCGGTGTGGACGCACCGCGTGTACTGACGGATCTCACGGCGAAGCGATTTACGATTGTCGCCCTCGCCAATCCCGATCTCGCGCCCTATGGCGCGGCGGCTCGACAGATCATGCAGTCGGCCGGTATCTGGGAGTCGCTCACCGGGCGTCTGGTGTTTGGCGAGAATGTGGCCGGTACCTGGCAGCTCGTGCAGTCGGGAAACGCCGACGCCGCCTTTGTGGCACAGAGCGTCGTACCGGACAACGCGGATGTGGGACGACTCATCCTCGACCCGTCACAGCATCTGCCGCTCAGGCAGGCCGCAGCCGTCGTGGTCAGCAGTCGTCATCCTGCCGCCCGTGACTTTCTGCACTTCGTACGCGGCGTGGACGGACAGGCCATTCTCCGTCAGCATGGCTTTGCGCCGCCTCAGTAGATAGCATTGCGGGCATGATCGGCCCGCTCTGGCTTTCGACATGGGTGGCACTCCTGGCCACGGCGCTCGCCACGATGGTGGGTGTGCCCTGCGCGTGGCTCCTGGCACGTCGACAGTTCGTGGGGCGCAATCTGCTCAGCGTGCTGCTGCTCCTGCCCCTGGTGTTGCCGCCCACCGTGCTGGGGTACTACCTGCTGCTGCTCATTGGCCGGCAGGGGCCCGTGGGGCGCATGGCCGAAGCACTGGGGCTTGGTCGCCTCGTTTTCACACCGACGGCCGCCGTGTTCGCGGCCTTCGTGGCAGCGCTGCCATTCATCGTGCGCGCGGCGCAGGCCGGCTTTGAACAGGTCGATGCGCTATACGAGGAAGCGGCCCGCACACTGGGCCGGCGGGAGCGTGCCATCTTCTTCACCATCACGTTGCCACTGGCCTGGCGCACCGTGTTGGCCGGTATGGCATTGGGCTTTGCCCGCGCCATCGGCGAGTTCGGCGCCACGCTCATGATTGCCGGCAACATTCCCGGTCACACGCAGACGGCCAGTCTCGCCATCTACGACGCGGTGCAGGGTTTCCGCTACGATCTGGCCTGGCAAGGCTCGCTGGCCCTGTCACTGGTGGCCGGCGTGGTGTTGTGGCTCATGACGCGTTCCCGGGTGCGTGGCTCGTGGTAAGCACGACGGGGAACGTGAAACGCGCCAGTGATGCGCCGGGCGATACGCTACAGGTGGCGTTCACGCATCGCGTCGGCAGTTTCGAGCTCGCACCAGACTTCGTTGCCGGCCATGGCATCACGGCCTTGGTTGGTGCCTCCGGCGCCGGCAAGACACTCACGCTGCGGGCCATCGCCGGCCTGATCATGCCGGACGCCGGTCGCATCACGGTGCAGGGCGATGTGTTGTTTGATGCGGGGCGCGGTGTGCGGCTGTCGCCGCAGACGCGCCGCATTGGCGTGGTGTTTCAGCAGTACGCGCTCTTCCCGCACCTCAGCGTCGCGCAGAACGTGGCCTACGGCATCACACATCGACCCGAGGCCGAGCGACAAACGATGGTGCAGCACTGGCTCACACTGGTCGGGCTCGAGACCTACGCGTCACGTTGGCCGCGCGAGCTCTCCGGTGGACAGCAGCAGCGCGTGGCGCTGGCCCGCGCCCTCGCGCCGGCTCCGCGCCTGCTGCTGCTTGATGAGCCCTTTGCCGCGGTGGACATGGGTTTGCGCCGCCGACTGCGTGAGGAGCTGCGTCGTCTGCAGCAGACCGTCGGTACGCCCATGCTGCTGGTCACACACGATCTCGACGAGGTGCGACAGATCGCCAACGACGTCATTGTGCTCGATCGGGGACGTGTGGTACACCGCCAACACGTCGGCGGACCGGAGGACGAGCTGTCCGCGGTGCAGAGCCTGCTCACCAACGCGCGGGATTAGGACGCGACTAGCTGGCGGCCTCCGGCATCGGGGGAATGGGCGCGCCACGCAGGATGCGCGCGGTGAGCTCCTCCAGATTCGCCTCGGGGCGAAAGCGCAGAAACGCTTCACGGGACATGCTCACCGCCAGCTCACGCTCTCCGTACAGCGCACGCGCCGCCCCCATGTCTTCGAGGAACTGCCGTTCCTCATCGCTGTGCGTGCGCACGAGCACTTCCACGCCCGGATTGAGCTGGTGCGCGCGCGCCAACACTGCACGCGCCTGCCATGCATCGGGCGCCGCCACCAGTACCAGTCGGGCATTCGGCAGGCCTGCTTCGCGCAAGGCACTCAGCGTTGTGGCGTCGCCGTGCACCACATGGTAGCCGGCTGCCGCCAGTCGTTCGGCAATGTCCCCACTGGCCTCGATGACACGATAGGGAATCTGCTGCGCGTGCAACTCACGCACGACCGGGAATCCCACCCGGCCCGAGCCGATGACCACGATGTGGTCGATGGCGGCTGGCAATACCGGCACGTTGCTGCGTCGGGGCACGGCAGGTGCAACGTCGCCCGGCGATGACGTGCCTGCGCCGACTCCTTCGCCACTCACCCCTTTCATCGTTGACGACGACGCCGTGGCCGCAACAACCGCCGCAGGTCGCCGCGCGTCGAGCCACCGGGTGAAGGGATCCACCACGCGAAACACGAAGGGATTGAGCGTGATGGACAGGAGAGCGCCGGCCACGACCAGACTCTGCGACTCGGGCGCCAACAGGCCGAGCGATGTCCCGAGGGCGGCCAGGATGAACGAGAACTCGCCGATTTGCGCGAGACTGGCCGAAATCGTGAGCGCCGTATGGTTGGAGTACCCGAAGGCCCGCACAATGCCGTACGCCGCCACCGACTTGCCGATCAGGATGATGAGCACCACGGTGATGACCGCAAGCGGCTCGCGAATCAGAATGGACGGATCGAACAACATGCCCACCGACACGAAGAACAGCACCGCAAACGCGTCCTGCAACGGCAGCGCGTTGTTGGCCGCCTCGTGGCTGAAATCCGACTCGCTCACGATGACACCGGCGAAAAACGCGCCTAGAGCGAACGACACATCGAAGAGCATGGCCGCACCAACAGCGAGACCGAGGGCGACCGCCAGTACCGCCAAAGTGAAGAGCTCGCGCGAACCGGTGTTCACCACGCGGCGAAGCAGCCACGGAATGACTCGCCGGCCACCCACCAGCATCACCACCAGAAACGCGGCCAGCTTGAGGGCCGTGAGTCCAAGGACCGCACCAATCGACGCAGCGGAACCGGCGCTTGCCCCGGAGGCTCCGCCGCCCATGCCACTGGCGACGGCCGGCAGCAACACGAGCGCAACCACGGTCACCAGATCCTCGACAATCAGCCAACCCACAGCCACCCGGCCGTCCATGGAGTCGAGAATGCCGCGGTCTTCGAGCGCGCGCAGCAGCACCACCGTACTGGCCACGGACAGCGAAAGACCAAACACTATGCCACTGCCCCAACTCCATCCCCACAATACCGAGACCAGTGCTCCGAGGCCCGTGGCCGCCGCGATCTGCACCAATGCGCCCGGGATCGCGATGCGCCGCACTTCCATGAGGTCATCGAGTGAGAAATGCAGCCCTACACCGAACATCAGCAGGATCACACCAATCTCGGCCAACTGCGACGCCAATCCCCCATCAGCCACAAACCCCGGCGTGAACGGCCCCACCACCACACCTGCCAGCAGGTAGCCGAGGATGGTGGGCAGGTGAAAGCGCGCCGCCGCAAGCCCGAACACAAAGGCCAGGCCCAGGCCTGCGGCGACGGTCAACAACAGATCGATATCATGCGGCATGCATCAGCCTCGGGCGCGAGGAACCAGCAACAGGGGAACCGAGGCCCGCTGCAGCAAACGATCGGCGACACTGCCGAAGAGCAAACGCTCAACGGCGTGATAGGCGGTGGTGGCGAGCACCATCAGATGGGTACCATGTGTGTCGACATGCGCGAGCAGCACGTCCGCTGGATCTCCGCCCTCGAGAACCAGCGCGTTCGCGCGATGGGGCCGCGGTGCCAACGCGTCGGTCTTGAGGGACAGCAGGCGTGAAGCCTCGCGGGTGGTACGCAGCGCGAGTGCCTCGCGCGACTCACTCTCGAGGACGCGGCCGAGCGCACGGGGCGGGGCCAGCGCCACGTGCAGTAACGTGATGTGGTCGAGCGCGTGACCCGCCAACGTCTGCAGTGCTGTCAGGCCGGGCTCCGGATCCAGCCGCTCGTCGATGGCCACCACGGCCGTGTTGAGCGCCGCACCGGTGAGTGGCAGGTAGTCGCGAGGCACCGGCGCCGGACGCACCGCAAGCACCGGACGGTCGACACGACGCATGAGATCCATGGTGACACTGCCGAACCACAAGCGATCCCAACCGCCGCGCCCATGCGTGGTGAGCACCGTGAGGTCGGCGCGGACTTCCTCCGCATGCGCCGCCAGCTCGCTCGCTGGGGTGCCGCGTCGCACAACGGTGTCGACCTGCACCGACGGCAGTACCGCGCGCAGGCGCACCGCCATGTCATGCAGATAGCCTCGCAGCATGTGCTCACGGGCACTCGCTTCTGAGGCGGCTTCGCGCATCGCCTCCAGGACGCTGTACGCAAGGCCCTCCGAAACCAGCGGCTCTGGCACATCCACACCCACCAGATCGATGGCGCATGGCACCGGCCCTTGGGCGACGGTGACCGCATAGGGCAGCGCAGATTCGGCAAAGGCCGAACCATCGAGGGGGACCAGCAAGCGGCGCATCGGCGGCCTCCGGGGTTCAGGTCGTCGAAAAATGTCCCGCCCATACCCGCCTGCGACCGAATTGATCCGCACGGCCGATGGCCTATCCGAGCACAGTCAGGCGAGGTCCGAAACAGGCTAGCTTACCGTTATTCTAACAGAGTCGGAGAAGCATCGTGGGCGAAATGACCACCGAAGTCATCGTGATCGTCATCCTGCTGGTCCTGAACGGCGTGTTCTCCATGTCGGAGCTCGCGGTGATGACGGCCAAGCGTTCACGACTGGAGTTCCGTGCTGAAGAAGAAGGCGATGCCGGGGCGCGTGCGGCGCTGGAGTTGGCGGCGCATCCTACGGCATTCCTCTCCACGGTGCAGGTGGGCATCACGCTCGTCGGAGTGCTGGCTGGCGCGTTCGGTGGTGCGGGTATTTCCGAGGTGCTGGCGGCGCAGTTCGCCACGATATCGTGGTTGGCACCCTACGCCACCACACTCGCGTTTGCGCTGGTGGTGGCGGTGATCACCTACCTTTCGCTGATCTTCGGCGAGCTGGTGCCCAAGAACATCGCGCTCAGCAATCCGGAGCGTGTGGCCTCGCTGGTGTCGCGGCCCATGCGTGCCATCGCCCGTGTGGGCGGTCCGCTGGTGCGCATGCTGACGAGCTCCACCAACATCGTGCTGCGCGTCTTCGGGTTGGGTACCGTGTCCGAGCCCGGCGTGACGGAGCAGGATATTCGCGCCATGGTGGAGCAGGCCACGGAAAGTGGGGCGGTGCAGCAGGTCGAACACGAGATCGTGGAGAACACGTTTCGACTCGGTGATCGGGCCGTGGATTCCATCATGACGCCGCGCCCCGACATTCGCTGGGTGGATCTGTCGGACGACGCGCCGGCGGTGCGTGAGCAGGTGGCCGAGTCGCTGCGTGAGCGCTTTCTCGTGTGCGAACAGACGTTGGATTCGCTGATTGGGGTGGTGCAGGCCGAGGACCTGGTGGCCGCGGCTGTGCAGGGGCAGGACGTGGCCACTGCGCCCGTGTTACGGCAGGTGGCGCGTGCGCCGCTGTATGTGCCGGCCACCATGCCGGTCTATCAGTTGCTGTCAACACTGCGCAGCGCGCAGCAGCATGTGGCCGTGGTGCTCGACGAGTATGGGGGCGTGGCCGGCCTGGTGGACATGGAGGACGTGCTCGAAGGGCTGGTGGGTGATGTTCCCCTTGCCGATGACGGTGAACCGGCCGCCTGGTTGCGTCGGGCAGATGGAAGCTGGGAGGTCGAGGGCAGTGTGGCGCTTGACGAGGTGGAGCTGCGCCTCGACCTCGAGGTCGAGGCGCGTGAGCGTGCGGAGGTCCTCACCATTGGTGGCTTTGTCATGGCGCGGCTGGGGCGAGTCCCCCGTCCAGGTGATGAATTCCACTGGTCGGGTCGTACAGTCCGCGTACTGCTCATGAATGGCCGTCGCGTGGAACGGGTCCTCATCGACCCACCGCGATTGTGAGCGCGGGCTGCAGTGGCCGATGCGTGACGAAGCGCACACCGGAACGCATGCATGACGTGACGCGGACGTGACGGGCAGGGTAGGGTAAGCGAACCTCGAGCCGCCTTGCCCTATGCCATCAGCACGTCGCCTCCGCTCCCGTCCCAGCACATCCCTCATCATTGCCACCTACAACTGGCCGTCAGCGCTGGATGTGGTGCTGCGCAGTGTACGCGCCCAGCGCGTGCTGCCCGATGAGGTGCTGATTGCCGACGATGGATCGGGCGAGGCCACGCGACTGGTCATTGTGGCCCATCAGACGGACTTCCCCGTGCCACTCAAGCATGTGTGGCACGAGGACCGCGGGTTCCGTCTGGCCGCCATTCGCAATGAGGCGCTGCGTCAGGCGCAGGGCGACTATGTCCTGCAGGTGGACGGGGACATCGTGCTGCATCCCCGATTCGTGGAACAGCACATCAACCAGGCGCGACCGGGTCGCTACGTGCAGGGCAGCCGCTGCATGCTCAGTCGCGAGCGTACCGAACGCATGCTGCGCGAGCGCAATCCGCAGGTGCCGCTGTTTGGTCGTGGGCTCAAGAATCGATTGAATGCGTTGTATCTGCCGCTGCTGGCGCCGCTGGTGCGTGGGCCACGCGACCCCGATCGTCGCACGCGGGGTTGTCACATGGCGTTCTGGCGACAGGACCTGCTCATGGTGAACGGCTACGACGAACGCTTCGAAGGCTGGGGGCGTGAAGACAGTGAACTCGCGGCTCGGCTCATTCATGCCGGCATACAGCGGCGCAATCACAAGTTCGGCGCCGTGGCCTATCACCTGTGGCATCCCGAAGCCACGCGCGCCGCGTTCCCCACCAATCACGCGATCTATCTCGAGACACTGGCCCGGCAGAGCCGGCGCTGCGCGGCGGGCATCACCCGACCAGCAGCGGCGCGGGATCTGCTGGTGGGTGTGTGAGTGGCAGGCAGTGCTCTGCGCACGCAGTGTCCTCTTGCCCCCCGCGTGAACTGCTGACGGACT
Encoded here:
- a CDS encoding glycosyltransferase, which produces MGTVLSAASLHDDGVRDLSPALPGRLRPAAALGVLDVTEWFGDTSGGIKTYLLEKARYVAARPRLRHVMVVPGDRDSVRDTEGTRLYRLHGPPIPRQRPYRFMLATRSITRIVQHERPHLIEIGSPFIVPWIVRHATRALNVPLVCFHHTNLPHYFAPERSRFPAVNRLVHGAAWRYMRRLDRLFPVTIVSTDAAAADLAAAGIDRVARVPLGVDLDTFTPDRKSQAALTRALHGLPDTPLVGYAGRFAREKELHVALDAWADVERRTGARLVLAGAGPMRERLRAHPYGHRVIMLPYQHTREGLADLLAALDVYLAPGPIETFGLSALEAMSCGTPVISCDQGGVPEHVQRSGGGRLYATGSAASLAEQAVALLQSDVIGLGRKARQHAERHHAWDVVFDRLFEVYREVLAGGS
- a CDS encoding phosphatase PAP2 family protein; this translates as MTPWLRGLDARDHALFARYALTPACTLSARRFWMGITHLGGARGSIGTCLLALGLPNVSALLVWHVLLLLGASHLVVQIVKRSVGRPRPSVRLPIEALIQVPDRFSFPSGHACAAMAVAVGFASAFPSLALPLLLLAAVVGFSRVALGVHYPGDVLVGQAIALLCAWPMIG
- the modA gene encoding molybdate ABC transporter substrate-binding protein, whose product is MATAVLLGSGCRGASDRAASDSAATDGAATDGAASGPLVVMAAASLNRAMPELLRAFEARERVKGTLVLGATGSLAAQLVNGAPADVFFSADETTVDGLVAQGVLDGRTRALFANGVLMLVTRRGVDAPRVLTDLTAKRFTIVALANPDLAPYGAAARQIMQSAGIWESLTGRLVFGENVAGTWQLVQSGNADAAFVAQSVVPDNADVGRLILDPSQHLPLRQAAAVVVSSRHPAARDFLHFVRGVDGQAILRQHGFAPPQ
- the modB gene encoding molybdate ABC transporter permease subunit is translated as MIGPLWLSTWVALLATALATMVGVPCAWLLARRQFVGRNLLSVLLLLPLVLPPTVLGYYLLLLIGRQGPVGRMAEALGLGRLVFTPTAAVFAAFVAALPFIVRAAQAGFEQVDALYEEAARTLGRRERAIFFTITLPLAWRTVLAGMALGFARAIGEFGATLMIAGNIPGHTQTASLAIYDAVQGFRYDLAWQGSLALSLVAGVVLWLMTRSRVRGSW
- a CDS encoding ATP-binding cassette domain-containing protein; translation: MKRASDAPGDTLQVAFTHRVGSFELAPDFVAGHGITALVGASGAGKTLTLRAIAGLIMPDAGRITVQGDVLFDAGRGVRLSPQTRRIGVVFQQYALFPHLSVAQNVAYGITHRPEAERQTMVQHWLTLVGLETYASRWPRELSGGQQQRVALARALAPAPRLLLLDEPFAAVDMGLRRRLREELRRLQQTVGTPMLLVTHDLDEVRQIANDVIVLDRGRVVHRQHVGGPEDELSAVQSLLTNARD
- a CDS encoding cation:proton antiporter, whose product is MPHDIDLLLTVAAGLGLAFVFGLAAARFHLPTILGYLLAGVVVGPFTPGFVADGGLASQLAEIGVILLMFGVGLHFSLDDLMEVRRIAIPGALVQIAAATGLGALVSVLWGWSWGSGIVFGLSLSVASTVVLLRALEDRGILDSMDGRVAVGWLIVEDLVTVVALVLLPAVASGMGGGASGASAGSAASIGAVLGLTALKLAAFLVVMLVGGRRVIPWLLRRVVNTGSRELFTLAVLAVALGLAVGAAMLFDVSFALGAFFAGVIVSESDFSHEAANNALPLQDAFAVLFFVSVGMLFDPSILIREPLAVITVVLIILIGKSVAAYGIVRAFGYSNHTALTISASLAQIGEFSFILAALGTSLGLLAPESQSLVVAGALLSITLNPFVFRVVDPFTRWLDARRPAAVVAATASSSTMKGVSGEGVGAGTSSPGDVAPAVPRRSNVPVLPAAIDHIVVIGSGRVGFPVVRELHAQQIPYRVIEASGDIAERLAAAGYHVVHGDATTLSALREAGLPNARLVLVAAPDAWQARAVLARAHQLNPGVEVLVRTHSDEERQFLEDMGAARALYGERELAVSMSREAFLRFRPEANLEELTARILRGAPIPPMPEAAS
- a CDS encoding universal stress protein; its protein translation is MRRLLVPLDGSAFAESALPYAVTVAQGPVPCAIDLVGVDVPEPLVSEGLAYSVLEAMREAASEASAREHMLRGYLHDMAVRLRAVLPSVQVDTVVRRGTPASELAAHAEEVRADLTVLTTHGRGGWDRLWFGSVTMDLMRRVDRPVLAVRPAPVPRDYLPLTGAALNTAVVAIDERLDPEPGLTALQTLAGHALDHITLLHVALAPPRALGRVLESESREALALRTTREASRLLSLKTDALAPRPHRANALVLEGGDPADVLLAHVDTHGTHLMVLATTAYHAVERLLFGSVADRLLQRASVPLLLVPRARG
- a CDS encoding hemolysin family protein — translated: MTTEVIVIVILLVLNGVFSMSELAVMTAKRSRLEFRAEEEGDAGARAALELAAHPTAFLSTVQVGITLVGVLAGAFGGAGISEVLAAQFATISWLAPYATTLAFALVVAVITYLSLIFGELVPKNIALSNPERVASLVSRPMRAIARVGGPLVRMLTSSTNIVLRVFGLGTVSEPGVTEQDIRAMVEQATESGAVQQVEHEIVENTFRLGDRAVDSIMTPRPDIRWVDLSDDAPAVREQVAESLRERFLVCEQTLDSLIGVVQAEDLVAAAVQGQDVATAPVLRQVARAPLYVPATMPVYQLLSTLRSAQQHVAVVLDEYGGVAGLVDMEDVLEGLVGDVPLADDGEPAAWLRRADGSWEVEGSVALDEVELRLDLEVEARERAEVLTIGGFVMARLGRVPRPGDEFHWSGRTVRVLLMNGRRVERVLIDPPRL
- a CDS encoding glycosyltransferase family 2 protein — encoded protein: MPSARRLRSRPSTSLIIATYNWPSALDVVLRSVRAQRVLPDEVLIADDGSGEATRLVIVAHQTDFPVPLKHVWHEDRGFRLAAIRNEALRQAQGDYVLQVDGDIVLHPRFVEQHINQARPGRYVQGSRCMLSRERTERMLRERNPQVPLFGRGLKNRLNALYLPLLAPLVRGPRDPDRRTRGCHMAFWRQDLLMVNGYDERFEGWGREDSELAARLIHAGIQRRNHKFGAVAYHLWHPEATRAAFPTNHAIYLETLARQSRRCAAGITRPAAARDLLVGV